One window of Papilio machaon chromosome 18, ilPapMach1.1, whole genome shotgun sequence genomic DNA carries:
- the LOC106714338 gene encoding IDLSRF-like peptide produces the protein MCGCRVAACVAALAAVSVALPGAVLSLDLNKLYGHHTKRSEYCHPYEPFKCPVDGNCISIQYLCDGAPDCIDGYDEDSKLCTAAKRPPVEETASFLQSLLASHGPNYLEKLFGSKARDALEPLGGVEKVAIALSESQTIEDFGAALHLMRSDLEHLRSVFMAVENGDLGMLKSLGIKDSELGDVKFFLEKLVNTGFLD, from the exons ATGTGCGGGTGCCGTGTGGCGGCGTGCGTGGCCGCGCTTGCGGCGGTGAGCGTGGCGTTGCCGGGCGCAGTGCTCTCGCTTGACCTCAACAAGCTCTACGGACATCACACCAAGAGATCCG AGTACTGTCACCCTTACGAGCCTTTCAAGTGCCCAGTGGATGGTAACTGCATCTCCATCCAATACCTGTGCGATGGCGCTCCCGACTGCATTGATGGATACGACGAGGATTCGAAGCTGTGTACCGCAG CTAAGAGACCACCGGTGGAAGAAACCGCATCGTTCTTGCAATCCCTACTGGCTTCCCACGGACCGAACTACCTGGAGAAACTGTTCGGCAGCAAGGCACGCGACGCGCTAGAACCTTTGGGTGGGGTTGAGAAAGTCGCCATCGCTCTCTCTG AATCCCAGACTATCGAGGACTTCGGCGCGGCTCTCCATCTGATGAGGTCTGATCTGGAGCATCTGCGCTCCGTGTTCATGGCAGTTGAGAACGGCGATCTCGGCATGCTCAAATCTCTCGGCATCAAGGACTCGGAACTCGGAGATGTCAAGTTTTTCCTGGAGAAGCTCGTCAATACGGGATTCCTCGACTGA
- the LOC106714333 gene encoding uncharacterized protein LOC106714333 — MAKKKIKSKSKTSNSSKVVSTPDFNAINAEAISSATSSVNQSILKVCRLCESKDGPFHNIFDSEKVTAKKIEELMPFWVAENDDLPHKICFRCSAKVEELYEFVQKCVGTQESLRRTIGKTEPLPMKKKTRALWEQSLNKSNMSNDDICHALIKKAMEGIKDIVKPSKDIDKTGEINVNSKIESKSTTEQQEETDDDDDVEITDNEIINEEKNKKHDRANVRALRSNKTLQNVSQSLETNIISKEQTNSNNSKGTYLNVDLTDDSKEKNTDEKSSKSIEDPKPFDIMDHVTMIKVNGVGVLFQCKLCNRNFLKKEVVLSHGCAKTGVPKIDKGNMYIPPEPPKPSTVKYINTRVSSDNKNQQIIESKPAMDNENSQPSNLKQNVKKKIGPASKTGRRSENTIVREIESSDESNKSISNQVEQNPSSIAPQLNFMTVPNMSSRYKILPGPNNTFTLVEDKGETETMVSQNSETITASNNRKNESSVIDLEKVTEDNSQTMNKHSKKSNPIKAMPKSVSNNIQSQTVNLSSSQPYPVGLFQTNVQAPFTTPAMKKQSYTVVQTGNPNKLLISTKPQDSIEEMSKKRLKKTKAGPAFESKKEPFSVILEDATPNNDTSFFTFVNVDPLLQPSYVLPTDSIIQESQITTSTQIAKTQNVVVKENDKYSCNICGEIFNREKKLSAHINAHYNVDNDYIDEGPPKKRGKK, encoded by the exons atggctaagaaaaagattaaaagtaaatcaaaGACATCTAATTCTTCAAAGGTAGTAAGCACACCCGATTTTAATGCAATTAATGCAGAAGCGATTAGTTCAGCTACAAGCAGTGTTAATCAATCAATTCTAAAAGTGTGTCGACTGTGTGAATCAAAAGATGGCCCTTTCCACAACATTTTTGACTCGGAAAAAGTTACGGCGAAGAAAATTGAGGAGTTAATGCCTTTCTGG GTTGCAGAAAATGATGACCTCCCACACAAGATCTGTTTCCGATGTTCCGCAAAAGTTGAGGAACTCTATGAGTTTGTTCAAAAATGTGTTGGTACACAAGAAAGTTTACGTAGGACAATAGGAAAAACTGAACCACTTCcgatgaaaaagaaaacaaggGCTCTTTGGGAGCAATCATTGAATAAATCAAACATGTCAAATGATGATATTTGCCATgcacttataaaaaaagctatGGAGGGCATCAAAGATATTGTTAAACCTTCAAAAGATATAGATAAGACTggtgaaataaatgtaaattctaaaattgaaTCAAAGTCCACAACTGAACAACAGGAAGAAacagatgatgatgatgatgttgaaATTACAGATAATGAGAttataaatgaagaaaaaaataaaaaacatgataGAGCAAATGTTAGAGCATTACgttcaaacaaaacattacaaaatgtgTCACAGTCTTtagaaactaatattataagcaaAGAGcaaacaaattcaaataatagtaAGGGAACATATTTGAATGTTGATTTGACAGATgatagtaaagaaaaaaatactgatgAGAAAAGTTCCAAATCTATTGAAGATCCTAAACCTTTTGACATTATGGATCATGTAACTATGATTAAAGTTAATGGTGTAGGTGTTCTATTTCAATGTAAACTATGTAATAGAAACTTCTTGAAAAAAGAAGTGGTTTTATCACATGGCTGTGCAAAAACTGGAGTACCTAAAATTGATAAGGGTAACATGTATATACCACCTGAACCACCAAAACCTAGTActgttaaatacataaatacacgAGTAAGTtctgataataaaaatcaacaaatcATTGAAAGTAAACCAGCAATGGATAACGAAAATTCCCAACCTAGCAATTTAAAACAgaatgttaagaaaaaaattggacCTGCAAGTAAGACTGGAAGACGTTCAGAAAATACAATTGTTAGAGAAATTGAATCTAGTGATGAATCGAATAAAAGTATTTCCAACCAAGTTGAACAAAATCCTAGCAGTATAGCACCACAATTAAACTTTATGACGGTCCCAAATATGTCtagtagatataaaattttacctggaccaaataatacatttacacTTGTAGAAGATAAAGGTGAAACAGAAACTATGGTGTCTCAAAATTCTGAAACAATCACAGCCTctaacaatagaaaaaatgAATCATCCGTAATAGATCTTGAGAAAGTTACAGAAGACAATTCACAAACTATGAATAAACATTCCAAAAAAAGTAATCCTATTAAAGCAATGCCCAAATCTGTTTCTAATAACATACAGTCTCAAACAGTAAATTTATCGTCAAGTCAGCCGTATCCTGTTGGGTTATTTCAAACCAATGTTCAGGCGCCATTTACAACTCCTGCTATGAAAAAACAATCATACACCGTAGTCCAAACTGGGAATCCCAATAAACTATTAATATCCACTAAGCCTCAAGATTCTATCGaggaaatgtcaaaaaaacgattaaaaaagacaaaagcGGGTCCTGcatttgaaagtaaaaaagaacCATTTTCAGTCATATTAGAAGACGCAACACCTAATAATGACACTagcttttttacatttgtaaatgttgATCCTTTACTTCAACCATCTTACGTTTTACCAACTGACAGTATTATACAAGAATCTCAAATAACTACATCCACACAAATTGCTAAAACGCAAAATGTTGttgtcaaagaaaatgacAAATATTCTTGCAACATTTGCGGTGAGATTTTTAAtagagaaaagaaattaagCGCACACATAAATGCTCATTATAATGTAGACAATGATTACATTGATGAAGGACCACCGAAAAAGCGCGGGAAAAAGtga